Below is a window of Alkalidesulfovibrio alkalitolerans DSM 16529 DNA.
ACCCGATCGGCATCTCCTGGTCCTTCCTCAAGCCTTTGCTTCTGAGCATGGTCATCGTGCCCGAGCATCTCAAGCCCAAGGAAGAGGACGAGGAATAGTCCGAAGGGCCGCCTCCGCGTGAAGAACACCTCGCACGCAACGTATCGAGCGGGGACGACGGAAACGTCGTCCCCGTTTTTTTTGGAGTGCCTCGCTGGGGCTGCTGCGGGCGGGGAACGACGTGTGGATGGAAAGATCGTAAGGAAGGATGTTTTGGACGCAAAGGTGACGGAAGTTGGGCGGTCAGTTCAGGTCGAGGATCTTTCCCCCCTTGTTTCCGCCGGGACAGGCGCGCGGGAATGCGCCGGAGCGGGCTTGATCAATGAGATCGGCCAGCGTGAATGTGTTCAGTTTCTCGAACATGGCACTGCTGGCGTCCATCCAGAGCATTCGGGTGATGCATTTGTCAGACATCTCGCAATGATCGCTCGACGTGCCGCAATCAACGAGACAACTGTCGCCTTCCAAAAGCTTGATGACTTCCCCCAGGGAGATGCTCTCCGGGGGCATGGCGATGGAATGGCCGCCTTTCTTTCCGCGAGTGCTGGTAAGATAACCCGCCTTGCGCAGTATCTGAGCGATATGTTCAAGATATTTCACGGAAATTTTTTGTCTTTCCGCAGTGTCCTGGATGCGGACGGGGCCGTCCTTGTCGTTGAGGGCGATGTCGAGCAGCAGTCGCGTCCCATAACGGCTTTTGGTGGAAAGTCTCATCTCGACCTCATGAGGTTGAAACGTAAAAAAGATCGGCGACGCCATCTGATGCTATGGAGTGTATCGTTAGCGTATGAACCAGAGGAGCGCAATAGGGTTTAATTCACAAGCGGCGAGCCTGAAAAAGGCGAAAAATCACAAGCGGCGTGTGAGCGGCCCCGACGTCGCCGTGTCGGTTATGGGCAAACCGGGCAAGAGCGCCGGGACGG
It encodes the following:
- a CDS encoding RrF2 family transcriptional regulator, which encodes MRLSTKSRYGTRLLLDIALNDKDGPVRIQDTAERQKISVKYLEHIAQILRKAGYLTSTRGKKGGHSIAMPPESISLGEVIKLLEGDSCLVDCGTSSDHCEMSDKCITRMLWMDASSAMFEKLNTFTLADLIDQARSGAFPRACPGGNKGGKILDLN